A portion of the Actomonas aquatica genome contains these proteins:
- a CDS encoding LacI family DNA-binding transcriptional regulator, translating into MDEAKVTLRSLARQLGLSPTTVSDALRGRGRVSAETAERVKAAAEACGFRINPLTSSVLAEVRRSRHDGLQGVIAAVDLQETEHWPHGPFPAELVKGARQRAHEMGFDVETFVAGGRDLPLRRLDGVLRARGIHGVMVLPSWYQPDVRELDWSRLAGIYTDFVTSQPALHVVCLDHYASIYRLLGRLKQRGYRRPGYIFEQQRSVRIQHRQRAAFAAFLAVNPEVESVPMAVTQAALKKEEFLSWFRAERPDVVLTHAAAVQDWIEEEGAAATTGFVLLNKIDQVRPCACLDQQPRVIGARALEMVAAQVLCGPFGPPVRPTRTLLEALWVEGPSVRPPEEAESDRTEAAAEWPSDEALSA; encoded by the coding sequence ATGGATGAAGCAAAGGTCACCCTGCGATCATTGGCGCGGCAGCTCGGACTCTCCCCCACCACGGTGTCGGATGCGCTGCGCGGTCGGGGGCGGGTGAGCGCGGAGACGGCGGAGCGGGTAAAGGCGGCGGCGGAGGCGTGTGGGTTTCGCATCAACCCGCTGACCTCATCGGTTTTGGCGGAGGTGCGGCGCAGCCGGCACGACGGGTTGCAGGGCGTGATCGCGGCGGTGGATCTGCAGGAGACGGAGCACTGGCCGCACGGGCCGTTTCCGGCGGAGCTGGTGAAGGGGGCGCGCCAGCGGGCGCATGAGATGGGTTTTGACGTGGAGACGTTTGTGGCGGGCGGCCGTGACCTGCCGCTTCGTCGGCTCGACGGCGTGCTGCGGGCACGCGGCATTCACGGAGTGATGGTGTTGCCGAGCTGGTATCAGCCCGATGTGCGCGAGCTCGATTGGTCGCGGCTGGCCGGAATCTACACCGACTTCGTCACCTCACAGCCGGCGTTGCATGTGGTGTGTCTCGATCACTACGCGTCGATCTACCGGCTGCTCGGGCGGTTGAAGCAACGTGGGTATCGACGTCCCGGATACATCTTCGAGCAGCAGCGCAGCGTGCGTATCCAGCACCGGCAGCGGGCGGCGTTCGCGGCGTTTTTGGCGGTGAACCCGGAAGTGGAGTCGGTGCCGATGGCGGTGACACAGGCCGCGTTGAAAAAGGAGGAGTTCCTGAGCTGGTTTCGAGCGGAGCGGCCGGACGTGGTGTTGACGCATGCGGCGGCGGTGCAGGACTGGATCGAGGAAGAGGGCGCGGCGGCGACCACGGGTTTTGTGCTGCTCAACAAGATTGATCAGGTGCGCCCGTGTGCGTGTCTGGACCAACAGCCGAGGGTGATCGGCGCGCGCGCGTTGGAGATGGTGGCGGCGCAGGTGTTGTGCGGTCCGTTTGGTCCGCCGGTGCGGCCGACCCGCACGCTGCTCGAGGCCCTCTGGGTGGAGGGCCCGAGTGTGCGGCCGCCGGAGGAGGCGGAGTCGGATCGGACGGAGGCGGCGGCGGAATGGCCGAGCGACGAAGCGTTGTCGGCCTGA
- a CDS encoding mucoidy inhibitor MuiA family protein — MTFLRRRLPALCLLLTSAALLSAAPTKSTITAVTVYPDRALVERHADLTLPAGESTITLTGLPANLWDNSLQVRGSGPAGTTILDVNARNVFVESEPSPQIRELEQSLESLRDQDQTLADKVQLLDRESMVLDQIIRAQTTPPTEGPAAPRDLSELQNLLSFAAENQARLATAKRNLSDQREDLAQKIAAAQAQLNEARGRLPGRRAVKEVTVRLTTSTAGPGQLALSYTVPGARWAPVYNARLDSTAREVAFDYQASVTNRTGEPWTNVALTLSTARPSAGGSAPEAQPWIVAELEQRRRYADEEGITLSAFSVSRAAAPAPELKIAGRAEVEADMAVAQATVETGLTAATFKITAPATIPADGTTQKVSVTTVTLPAGLRYDSTPKYIASAFLSATVSNTTDFPLLGGPLASFVDGAFIANSQLETTMPGEDFDLALGVDEGIAIERDLTNRFVEKTGFTNSGTRVTYEVKLTLTNHKSVPVTLRIAEPLPVSRHEKIKVELLSPTARDIATGDDKSKAFHRDEEGILTWTGSLAPGASRTLDLKFSIEHPNDLPVTGVE; from the coding sequence ATGACTTTTCTCCGCCGCCGCCTGCCCGCCCTCTGCCTGCTCCTCACTTCGGCCGCGCTGCTCTCCGCCGCGCCCACCAAATCGACCATCACGGCCGTGACCGTTTATCCCGACCGCGCCTTGGTCGAACGCCACGCCGACCTCACCCTGCCCGCCGGCGAATCCACCATCACCCTCACCGGCCTGCCCGCCAACCTCTGGGACAACTCCCTCCAAGTCCGCGGTAGCGGCCCCGCCGGCACCACCATCCTCGATGTCAACGCCCGCAACGTCTTCGTCGAGTCCGAGCCCAGCCCCCAAATCCGCGAGCTCGAGCAATCCCTCGAATCCCTCCGCGACCAGGACCAGACGCTCGCCGACAAAGTCCAACTCCTCGATCGCGAGTCGATGGTGCTCGACCAAATCATCCGCGCCCAAACCACCCCGCCCACCGAAGGCCCCGCCGCGCCCCGCGACCTCTCCGAGCTGCAGAACCTCCTGAGCTTCGCCGCCGAAAACCAAGCCCGCCTCGCCACCGCCAAGCGCAACCTCTCCGACCAACGCGAAGACCTCGCCCAAAAAATCGCCGCCGCCCAGGCCCAGCTCAACGAAGCCCGTGGCCGCCTCCCCGGTCGCCGCGCCGTCAAGGAGGTCACCGTGCGCCTCACTACCTCGACCGCTGGCCCCGGCCAACTTGCCCTCTCCTACACCGTGCCCGGCGCCCGCTGGGCACCGGTCTACAACGCCCGCCTCGACTCCACCGCCCGCGAGGTCGCCTTCGACTACCAAGCCTCAGTGACCAACCGCACCGGCGAACCCTGGACCAACGTCGCCCTTACCCTCTCCACCGCCCGCCCCAGCGCCGGCGGCTCCGCCCCCGAAGCCCAACCGTGGATCGTCGCCGAACTCGAACAACGACGTCGCTACGCCGACGAAGAAGGAATCACCCTTTCCGCCTTCTCCGTGAGCCGCGCCGCCGCGCCCGCTCCCGAACTCAAAATCGCCGGCCGAGCAGAAGTCGAGGCCGACATGGCCGTCGCCCAAGCTACCGTCGAAACCGGCCTCACCGCCGCCACCTTCAAAATCACCGCTCCCGCCACCATTCCGGCCGACGGCACCACCCAAAAAGTCTCCGTCACCACCGTCACCCTGCCCGCCGGCCTGCGCTACGACAGCACGCCCAAATACATCGCCAGCGCCTTCCTCTCCGCTACCGTCTCCAACACCACCGACTTCCCGCTGCTCGGCGGCCCGCTCGCGTCCTTCGTCGACGGCGCCTTCATCGCCAACAGCCAACTCGAGACCACCATGCCCGGCGAGGACTTCGACCTCGCGCTCGGCGTCGACGAGGGCATCGCCATCGAACGCGACCTCACCAACCGCTTCGTCGAAAAGACCGGCTTCACCAACTCCGGCACCCGCGTGACCTACGAGGTGAAACTCACCCTCACCAACCACAAGTCCGTGCCCGTCACCTTGCGCATCGCCGAGCCCCTGCCCGTCTCCCGCCACGAGAAGATCAAAGTCGAGCTCCTCAGCCCGACCGCCCGCGACATCGCCACCGGCGACGACAAGTCCAAGGCCTTCCACCGCGACGAAGAAGGCATCCTCACCTGGACCGGCTCCCTCGCCCCCGGCGCCTCCCGCACCCTCGACCTCAAGTTCAGCATCGAGCACCCCAACGACCTGCCCGTCACCGGCGTGGAGTAA
- a CDS encoding hemolysin family protein, translating into MNSISNELLILLLLLLINGIFAMAEVALISARKSRLRELAEDGDKRAERALAEASEPSRFLSTVQVGITLVAVLAGAFGGGALTTRLESFLAGIGPLAEFSHSIALTIVVVGITLSSVVLGELVPKRIALMKPETIALILVGPMHKLSRIVAPAVNLLTWLSELALRPFGLHRAPKEAPVTEEEVNILVEQGMTEGVFNESERDMVAGVLELDEMPVTYLMTPRPKLVFLDLAEPDETNWRKVVASGHSHFPVVHDNREQVVGMVSVKAIWANNAFGVPTQLRHLLTPPLTVPETMMASALLEQFKVSGKHIALVVDEFGSVAGIVTLYDVLEAIVGDIPESGRDDEPEAKQRSDGSWLVDATYDIDELKELTGIDEFTHEEEAEFQTAGGFVMTHFGRIPSTGEAFEHDGWRFEVVDMDRHKIDKLLISKLPDAAEDDGEKRRDRDNDGEEQVAG; encoded by the coding sequence ATGAACTCCATTTCCAACGAGCTGTTGATCCTGCTGCTGTTGCTCCTGATCAATGGCATCTTCGCCATGGCGGAGGTCGCGCTCATTTCGGCGCGCAAATCGCGCCTGCGTGAGCTCGCGGAGGACGGCGACAAGCGGGCCGAACGGGCGTTGGCGGAGGCGTCGGAGCCCTCGCGATTTTTGTCGACGGTGCAGGTGGGCATCACGCTCGTGGCGGTCCTGGCCGGTGCGTTTGGTGGTGGGGCTCTCACGACGCGTTTGGAGAGCTTTTTGGCCGGCATCGGTCCCCTGGCAGAGTTTTCCCATAGCATCGCGCTGACCATTGTGGTGGTCGGCATCACCTTGTCGTCGGTGGTGTTGGGTGAGCTCGTGCCGAAGCGCATCGCGCTGATGAAGCCGGAAACAATCGCGCTGATCCTGGTGGGCCCCATGCACAAGCTGTCGCGCATCGTGGCGCCGGCGGTGAACTTGCTGACGTGGTTGTCGGAGTTGGCGTTGCGGCCGTTTGGCCTGCATCGCGCGCCAAAGGAGGCGCCGGTGACCGAAGAGGAGGTCAATATTCTGGTCGAGCAGGGCATGACCGAAGGCGTCTTCAACGAGAGCGAGCGCGACATGGTGGCGGGCGTGCTGGAGCTCGATGAGATGCCGGTCACCTACCTCATGACGCCGCGGCCGAAGCTGGTGTTCCTGGATCTGGCCGAGCCCGACGAAACGAATTGGCGCAAGGTCGTGGCCAGTGGTCACTCGCACTTCCCGGTCGTGCACGACAACCGCGAACAGGTGGTCGGCATGGTGTCGGTGAAAGCGATCTGGGCCAACAATGCCTTTGGGGTGCCGACGCAGTTGCGGCACCTGCTGACTCCGCCGCTCACCGTGCCGGAGACGATGATGGCGAGCGCGTTGCTCGAACAGTTTAAGGTTTCGGGCAAACACATCGCGCTGGTGGTCGACGAGTTTGGCTCCGTGGCGGGCATCGTGACGCTTTACGACGTGCTCGAAGCCATCGTGGGCGACATCCCGGAGTCGGGTCGCGACGACGAGCCGGAGGCGAAGCAACGCTCCGACGGCTCTTGGTTGGTGGATGCCACCTACGATATCGACGAGCTGAAGGAGCTCACCGGCATCGACGAATTCACCCACGAGGAGGAAGCGGAGTTCCAGACGGCCGGTGGTTTTGTGATGACCCACTTCGGGCGCATTCCGTCGACGGGCGAAGCGTTTGAGCATGACGGCTGGCGCTTTGAGGTGGTCGACATGGACCGCCACAAGATCGACAAGCTGCTCATCTCCAAGTTGCCCGATGCGGCCGAGGACGACGGCGAGAAGCGCCGCGATCGCGACAACGACGGCGAAGAGCAGGTCGCGGGCTGA
- a CDS encoding DNA/RNA non-specific endonuclease: MPRRSTKSRSARAKRALPARFRRTKAFFWLNALILLGGGVWYFLQPPGRQAEVRQLVGNTFAENKRVDPLDVAWDLYQLYYSPDFVSAAPAPGDRTHLYAGAPVAANSPAQVTRLLTNTGYLVGYDDNVGVARWAAYRVADISPLPTPAERPDRFDVDRRTVARIDSDAYTGTGYDRGHLAPNYAIATRYGEPAQRETFLMSNIIPQLHRLNAGLWKQLEMEIATAYPARFSEIWVLCGPVLGNPPARLPGSARNRPAIPEACYMILVDESDGRVRAQAFLFPSSPADSARLGDFLVTIDELEQRTGLDFLPALPDPAESALESKRATRVW; this comes from the coding sequence ATGCCACGCCGCTCCACCAAGTCCCGTTCCGCCCGCGCCAAACGCGCGCTGCCCGCCCGCTTTCGCCGCACCAAGGCCTTCTTCTGGCTCAACGCCCTCATCCTGCTCGGCGGCGGCGTCTGGTATTTTCTCCAGCCGCCCGGTCGCCAGGCCGAGGTCCGCCAACTCGTCGGCAATACCTTCGCCGAAAACAAACGCGTCGACCCGCTCGATGTCGCCTGGGACCTCTACCAGCTCTACTACAGCCCCGACTTCGTCAGCGCCGCCCCCGCCCCCGGCGACCGCACCCATCTCTACGCTGGCGCCCCCGTCGCCGCCAACTCTCCGGCTCAAGTCACCCGCCTGCTCACCAACACCGGCTACCTCGTGGGCTACGACGACAACGTTGGCGTCGCGCGCTGGGCCGCCTACCGGGTGGCTGACATCTCCCCGCTGCCCACGCCCGCCGAGCGCCCCGACCGCTTCGACGTCGATCGCCGCACCGTCGCCCGCATCGACAGCGACGCCTACACCGGCACCGGCTACGACCGCGGTCACCTCGCGCCCAACTACGCCATCGCCACCCGCTACGGTGAACCCGCCCAGCGCGAGACTTTTCTCATGAGCAACATCATCCCGCAGCTGCATCGCCTCAACGCCGGCCTCTGGAAGCAGCTCGAGATGGAAATCGCCACCGCCTACCCCGCCCGCTTTAGCGAGATCTGGGTGCTCTGCGGTCCCGTGCTCGGCAATCCCCCGGCCCGCCTGCCCGGCTCAGCCCGCAACCGCCCCGCCATCCCCGAAGCCTGTTACATGATCCTCGTCGACGAAAGCGACGGCCGCGTCCGCGCCCAAGCCTTCCTCTTCCCGTCCTCTCCCGCCGACAGCGCCCGCCTCGGCGACTTCCTCGTCACCATCGACGAACTCGAGCAGCGCACCGGCCTAGACTTCCTCCCCGCCCTCCCCGATCCCGCCGAATCCGCCCTCGAATCCAAACGCGCCACCCGCGTCTGGTAA
- a CDS encoding TonB-dependent siderophore receptor yields MTLPAVILRHRVLACLGLLAGSLGAQSTPSADTVPAGPAEPTVVLPAFVIEEETPNPYQSNQALSASRVATSIQDIPQTISVVTSDFLKDTMSTRMLDAAKYITPVVESTLPVGGDRYMIRGFQVSHEFIDGTEISGQDGYSASLPNFNIERIEIIKGPNAILVPGGSPGGQFNPITKSPIIGKDQSSVSMDWAQYGTTSVSTDLNRIVNDDMAVRLVAAYWDNDGYTRGYFRTGYLLAPSFAWQLSDNHKLNVKAEFMQNRETTLVGLPIDPSVGSDDYAFIARGLPRDFSFGNDQDFRHRATERLTVELLSNLGNHVTSRLQFMANHVVREDQGGTSAAIAGIPVTRNPTTGKYEPGITWSVDQSGPTAVPSSTPSPIPDPSTWLFTRNNGAVDLFYTEGHFRNDYAAKFEEEWFNSTTIAGVSANYSRVQFKAYPAAARPSILASDLDSITFPDRVWPQPSLAAGGGNRTGRQQDLQLFVYENLGLLDDRILLSGGVSRYFGNLQRIDDTGLPPAITDPDYSLSTTAKTLGLVVKPIEGVSLFYSFNSSGGTMPSSLNPGTYGSSFRAAAGEQDEFGVKLNLFEDRLTASVAYFDISQQNYAVPNSDYYTLVAQGRQAEADLLPNPLYLDLNSKGWEAEFAWAVNKNLTLIGNFTSFEIRQPITEVRVRAVPDQNGAIYADYQFGEGALSGFGVNIGIDYKGDVVGENATGYTTSTPLPGDVFVPNQPTFLVDARTLVNLGFSYKSEQWTSRLQFNNVLDKDYILAAGSRTAAVPGNPFNVKASFTYKF; encoded by the coding sequence ATGACCCTACCCGCTGTCATTCTGCGGCACCGTGTGCTCGCATGCCTTGGACTCCTCGCCGGCTCGCTCGGCGCCCAATCCACCCCCTCCGCCGACACCGTTCCCGCCGGCCCCGCCGAACCCACCGTCGTCCTGCCCGCCTTCGTCATCGAGGAGGAAACCCCCAACCCTTACCAGTCCAACCAAGCCCTCTCCGCCTCGCGCGTCGCCACGTCCATCCAGGACATCCCGCAGACGATCTCCGTCGTCACTTCGGACTTCCTCAAGGACACCATGAGCACCCGCATGCTCGACGCCGCGAAATACATCACCCCGGTCGTCGAATCCACTCTGCCCGTCGGTGGTGACCGCTACATGATCCGCGGCTTCCAGGTTTCCCACGAGTTCATCGACGGCACCGAAATCTCCGGTCAGGACGGTTACTCCGCCTCCCTGCCCAACTTCAACATCGAGCGCATCGAGATCATCAAGGGCCCCAACGCCATCCTCGTGCCCGGCGGCTCCCCCGGTGGTCAGTTCAACCCCATCACCAAGTCCCCCATCATCGGCAAGGACCAGAGCTCCGTGAGCATGGATTGGGCCCAATACGGCACCACCAGCGTGAGCACCGACCTCAACCGCATCGTCAACGACGACATGGCCGTGCGTCTCGTGGCCGCCTACTGGGACAACGACGGCTACACCCGCGGTTACTTCCGCACCGGCTACCTGCTCGCCCCGTCCTTCGCCTGGCAGCTCAGCGACAACCACAAACTCAACGTGAAGGCCGAGTTCATGCAGAACCGCGAAACCACCCTCGTCGGTCTGCCCATCGATCCCTCCGTCGGCTCCGATGACTACGCCTTCATCGCCCGCGGCCTGCCGCGCGACTTCTCCTTCGGCAACGATCAGGACTTCCGCCACCGCGCCACCGAGCGTCTCACCGTCGAGCTCCTCTCCAACCTCGGCAACCACGTGACCTCCCGCCTCCAGTTCATGGCCAACCACGTCGTGCGCGAAGACCAGGGCGGCACCTCCGCCGCCATCGCCGGCATCCCCGTCACCCGCAACCCCACCACCGGCAAATACGAGCCCGGCATCACCTGGTCGGTCGACCAAAGCGGCCCCACCGCCGTGCCGTCCTCCACCCCGAGCCCGATCCCGGACCCCTCCACCTGGCTCTTCACCCGCAACAACGGCGCCGTCGACCTCTTCTACACCGAGGGCCACTTCCGCAACGACTACGCCGCCAAGTTTGAAGAGGAGTGGTTCAACTCCACCACCATCGCCGGCGTCTCCGCCAACTACTCCCGCGTGCAGTTCAAAGCCTACCCGGCCGCCGCCCGCCCCTCCATCCTCGCCAGCGACCTCGACTCGATCACCTTCCCCGATCGCGTCTGGCCGCAACCCTCCCTCGCCGCCGGCGGCGGCAACCGCACCGGTCGCCAGCAGGACCTCCAGCTCTTCGTCTACGAAAACCTCGGCCTGCTCGACGACCGCATCCTGCTCTCCGGCGGCGTCTCACGCTACTTCGGCAACCTGCAACGCATCGACGACACCGGCCTGCCGCCCGCCATCACCGATCCCGATTACTCCCTGTCCACCACCGCCAAGACTCTCGGCCTCGTGGTCAAACCGATCGAAGGCGTCTCGCTGTTCTACAGCTTCAACTCCTCCGGCGGCACCATGCCGTCCTCCCTCAACCCCGGCACCTACGGCTCCTCCTTCCGCGCCGCCGCCGGCGAACAGGACGAGTTTGGCGTGAAGCTCAACCTCTTCGAAGACCGCCTCACCGCCTCCGTCGCCTACTTCGACATCTCGCAGCAGAATTATGCCGTGCCCAACAGCGACTACTACACCCTCGTCGCGCAGGGCCGCCAGGCCGAGGCCGACCTCCTGCCCAACCCGCTCTACCTCGACCTCAACTCCAAGGGCTGGGAAGCTGAGTTTGCCTGGGCCGTGAACAAAAACCTCACCCTCATCGGCAACTTCACCTCCTTCGAGATTCGCCAACCCATCACCGAGGTCCGGGTGCGCGCCGTGCCCGACCAAAACGGCGCCATCTACGCCGATTACCAGTTCGGCGAAGGCGCCCTCAGCGGTTTCGGCGTCAACATCGGCATCGACTACAAGGGCGACGTCGTGGGCGAAAACGCCACCGGCTACACCACCAGCACCCCGCTCCCCGGCGACGTGTTTGTGCCCAACCAACCGACCTTCCTGGTCGACGCCCGCACCCTCGTGAACCTCGGCTTCAGCTACAAGTCCGAGCAATGGACCAGCCGACTGCAGTTCAACAACGTCCTCGACAAGGACTACATCCTCGCCGCCGGCAGCCGCACCGCCGCCGTCCCCGGCAACCCCTTCAACGTGAAGGCCTCCTTCACCTACAAATTCTGA
- a CDS encoding D-sedoheptulose-7-phosphate isomerase yields MSPTLIALGQDYPDLQAILPDVQAATDLLGDAFAAGHRLYTCGNGGSAADADHIVGELVKGFMLKRPLPPADREALVAQHGEAGQLLADQLQGGLPAVALTAHTALSTAFANDVSPELVFAQQVHAYGQPGDVLLAISTSGNSTNVLHALRVARTRGMHTLGLTGQSGGAMPPLCDVCIRVPHTSTPRIQERHLPIYHALCIALENRFFAQTAD; encoded by the coding sequence ATGAGCCCCACCCTCATCGCCCTCGGCCAAGACTATCCCGATCTGCAAGCCATCCTGCCCGACGTCCAGGCGGCCACCGACCTGCTGGGCGACGCCTTCGCCGCCGGCCACCGCCTCTACACCTGCGGCAACGGGGGCAGCGCCGCCGATGCCGATCACATCGTGGGCGAATTGGTCAAAGGCTTCATGCTCAAACGCCCCCTGCCCCCCGCCGACCGCGAGGCGCTGGTCGCCCAACACGGCGAGGCCGGCCAACTCCTCGCCGACCAACTGCAGGGCGGCCTGCCCGCCGTCGCCCTCACCGCGCACACCGCCCTCTCCACCGCCTTCGCCAACGATGTCTCCCCGGAGCTCGTCTTCGCCCAACAGGTGCACGCCTACGGCCAGCCCGGCGATGTCCTGCTCGCCATCAGCACCTCGGGCAACTCGACCAACGTCCTGCACGCTCTGCGCGTCGCCCGCACCCGCGGCATGCACACCCTCGGCCTCACCGGCCAAAGCGGCGGCGCGATGCCGCCCCTGTGCGACGTCTGTATCCGCGTTCCCCATACAAGCACCCCACGCATCCAGGAACGCCACCTGCCCATCTACCACGCCCTCTGCATCGCTCTGGAAAACCGCTTCTTCGCGCAGACCGCCGACTGA
- a CDS encoding SMP-30/gluconolactonase/LRE family protein: MPVPRLLSTATAALALSLSAVTATFAHILNEEPGAYPVFGTVERLSPALDDRLAPDAHMELLSTGFEWAEGPVWDATHDRLLFTDVPENKAYAWTAARGTRLFLHPSGYTGLMSEAPYEEGANGLAFDAAGRLLLCQHGDRRLARLNADGRTFSTLTDRFEGLRYNSPNDLVRARSGDLFFTDPPYGLTDQKVGKELPHQGVYRLQPSGQVHLLTAAISRPNGIGLSPDERTLYISSTDGAAPYIYALSLDATGQAVGEPRVFFDGRPLREQGRRGGFDGLKVDVDGFVWATGPGGLVILSPDGEHLGSLLTGRGTANVAFGGPDGTTLFLTADDSLVRIPTQTTWLGRGW, translated from the coding sequence ATGCCTGTCCCTCGCTTGCTTTCCACCGCCACCGCCGCTCTCGCGCTCTCCCTCTCGGCCGTCACCGCCACGTTCGCGCACATCCTCAACGAAGAGCCCGGCGCTTACCCCGTCTTCGGCACCGTCGAGCGCCTCTCGCCGGCTCTCGACGACCGCCTCGCGCCGGACGCCCACATGGAGCTGCTCTCCACCGGCTTCGAATGGGCCGAGGGCCCCGTCTGGGACGCGACCCACGACCGCCTGCTCTTCACCGACGTGCCGGAAAACAAGGCCTACGCCTGGACCGCCGCGCGCGGCACCCGCCTCTTCCTCCACCCCTCCGGCTATACCGGCCTCATGAGCGAAGCGCCTTACGAAGAGGGCGCCAACGGCCTCGCCTTCGACGCCGCCGGCCGTCTCCTGCTCTGCCAACACGGCGACCGCCGCCTCGCCCGCCTCAACGCCGACGGCCGCACCTTCTCCACCCTCACCGACCGCTTCGAAGGCCTCCGCTACAACAGCCCCAACGACCTCGTGCGCGCCCGTTCCGGTGACCTGTTCTTCACCGATCCGCCCTACGGCCTCACCGATCAAAAGGTCGGCAAGGAACTGCCCCACCAAGGCGTCTACCGCCTCCAACCCAGCGGCCAGGTCCACCTGCTCACCGCCGCCATCAGCCGCCCCAACGGCATCGGCCTCTCCCCCGACGAACGCACCCTCTACATCAGCAGCACCGACGGCGCCGCACCCTACATTTACGCCCTCTCCCTCGACGCCACCGGCCAAGCCGTCGGTGAACCACGCGTGTTCTTCGATGGTCGCCCGCTGCGCGAGCAAGGCCGTCGCGGCGGCTTCGACGGCCTGAAAGTGGATGTCGATGGCTTCGTCTGGGCCACCGGCCCCGGCGGCCTCGTCATCCTCAGCCCCGACGGCGAGCACCTGGGTTCCCTGCTCACCGGTCGCGGCACCGCCAACGTCGCCTTCGGCGGCCCCGACGGCACCACCCTCTTCCTCACCGCCGACGACTCCCTCGTCCGCATCCCCACCCAAACGACTTGGCTAGGCCGGGGCTGGTAA
- a CDS encoding peroxiredoxin has translation MKRRASLLTTVLFLTMLSFGTAAPLDVGAPAPAVSALTDEGSELNLADVYSSHDYTLVYFYPKADTPGCTKQGCSLRDAYEELTDQGVAVIGVSYDTVEKQAAFKEKYHFPFTLLADTEKAVAKAFGANGMIMASRSAYLVHDGKIVYADHKGSTTEQANDIIQFLAK, from the coding sequence ATGAAACGTCGCGCATCCCTGCTTACGACCGTCCTCTTTCTCACCATGCTCAGCTTTGGCACCGCCGCCCCGCTTGATGTGGGCGCCCCCGCTCCCGCGGTTTCCGCCCTCACCGACGAGGGCTCCGAACTCAACCTGGCCGACGTGTATTCGTCGCATGACTACACCTTGGTGTATTTTTACCCCAAGGCCGACACCCCGGGCTGCACCAAACAAGGTTGCTCCCTGCGTGACGCCTACGAAGAGCTCACCGACCAGGGCGTCGCCGTCATCGGCGTCTCCTATGACACCGTCGAAAAGCAGGCTGCCTTTAAGGAGAAATACCACTTCCCCTTCACCCTCCTGGCCGACACCGAAAAAGCCGTCGCCAAAGCCTTCGGCGCCAACGGCATGATCATGGCCAGTCGCTCCGCCTACCTCGTGCACGACGGCAAGATCGTCTACGCCGACCACAAGGGCTCCACGACCGAACAGGCCAACGACATCATCCAATTTCTGGCCAAGTAA
- a CDS encoding ROK family protein gives MSLSVPSDFHYLGLDIGGTKCAVCHWNGERVVETVRVPTADFTTTFAQLKAGIAALRANDQRPLRIGVSCGGPLDPRTGTITCPPNLHPSWHGIAICERLVARFGGAATLMNDANACALAEWIFGVGRGTQNFVFCTSGTGFGAGLILDGRLYAGTTGDAGEIGHVRLAPDGPVGFGKAGSVEGFCSGGGIARLAELRRAGRTDIAPRWHDDSPPITAKTLAEAADAGDAFAREIWAEAGQRLGQTLALTIDLLNPECIALGGFFPKARHLLEPTLAAELAAETLAPSRAACRIEPATLGETIGSHGAIAAAVHDFA, from the coding sequence ATGTCGCTTTCCGTTCCCTCCGACTTCCACTACCTCGGTCTCGATATCGGCGGCACCAAATGCGCCGTATGTCACTGGAACGGCGAACGTGTGGTCGAAACCGTGCGCGTGCCCACCGCGGACTTCACCACCACCTTCGCGCAACTTAAGGCCGGCATCGCCGCCCTGCGCGCCAACGACCAGCGCCCTCTGCGCATCGGTGTCTCCTGCGGCGGTCCGCTCGACCCCCGCACCGGCACCATCACCTGTCCGCCCAACCTGCACCCCAGCTGGCACGGCATCGCCATCTGCGAACGACTCGTTGCCCGTTTCGGCGGAGCCGCCACCTTGATGAACGACGCCAATGCCTGCGCCCTCGCCGAGTGGATCTTCGGCGTCGGCCGCGGCACGCAAAACTTCGTCTTTTGCACCTCCGGCACCGGCTTTGGCGCCGGCCTCATCCTCGACGGTCGCCTCTACGCTGGCACCACCGGCGACGCCGGGGAAATCGGCCACGTGCGCCTCGCCCCCGATGGCCCCGTCGGCTTCGGCAAAGCCGGCTCCGTCGAAGGCTTTTGCAGCGGCGGTGGCATCGCCCGCCTCGCCGAACTGCGCCGCGCCGGCCGCACCGACATCGCTCCGCGCTGGCACGACGACTCACCGCCCATCACCGCCAAAACCCTCGCCGAAGCCGCCGACGCGGGCGACGCCTTCGCCCGGGAAATCTGGGCCGAAGCCGGCCAACGCCTCGGCCAGACCCTCGCCCTCACCATCGATCTGCTGAACCCCGAGTGCATCGCCCTCGGCGGCTTCTTTCCCAAGGCTCGTCACTTGCTCGAGCCCACCCTCGCAGCCGAACTCGCCGCTGAAACCCTCGCTCCCTCGCGTGCCGCCTGTCGCATCGAACCCGCCACCCTCGGCGAGACGATCGGTAGCCACGGCGCCATCGCCGCCGCCGTGCACGACTTCGCCTGA